Proteins encoded by one window of Candidatus Nitrosocosmicus hydrocola:
- a CDS encoding sulfurtransferase yields the protein MTKNYAHPEVLVDTDWTEDHINDSNVRIAEVDYDPTTNYHLGHIPGAVLLDWKKDINDPVSRNILSKSSCEQLLRSIGINEDTTLILYGDFNNWFAAFAFWVFKYYGYKDVRIMNGGRRKWLEEDRKLDKVIPSYPDGNFVAKGQDENIRTYLNEVSNSINKVDRVMVDVRSPAEFSGEVTAPAEYPTEHAQRGGHIPGAKNIPWGKAVNEDGTFKSVEELTQLYQDKGVLPEKEVIAYCRIGERSSHTWFVLKYLLGYPKVKNYDGSWTEWGNMIGNPIEK from the coding sequence ATGACTAAAAATTATGCTCATCCTGAAGTTTTAGTAGATACTGATTGGACGGAAGATCATATTAATGATTCTAACGTACGTATCGCAGAAGTAGATTACGATCCGACAACTAATTACCATTTAGGTCACATACCAGGGGCTGTGTTACTAGATTGGAAAAAGGACATTAACGATCCTGTAAGTAGGAATATCCTATCCAAATCATCTTGCGAACAATTACTTCGATCCATTGGTATCAATGAAGACACAACCTTAATTCTCTATGGGGATTTCAATAATTGGTTTGCCGCTTTTGCTTTTTGGGTCTTCAAATATTACGGATATAAGGATGTTCGTATAATGAACGGCGGAAGAAGAAAATGGCTTGAAGAGGATAGAAAACTAGACAAAGTTATTCCATCATATCCTGATGGTAATTTTGTTGCTAAAGGACAGGATGAAAATATTAGAACTTACCTAAATGAAGTATCGAATTCTATAAATAAAGTTGACCGAGTCATGGTTGATGTTAGATCTCCTGCAGAATTCTCTGGTGAAGTTACAGCGCCTGCAGAATATCCAACAGAACATGCACAAAGAGGCGGACACATCCCTGGAGCAAAGAACATTCCTTGGGGAAAAGCAGTTAACGAGGATGGAACTTTCAAATCGGTTGAAGAACTAACTCAACTTTATCAAGACAAAGGAGTATTGCCCGAAAAGGAAGTAATAGCTTATTGTAGAATCGGTGAAAGATCATCACATACTTGGTTTGTGTTAAAATATTTGTTGGGTTATCCGAAAGTAAAAAATTATGATGGCTCGTGGACGGAATGGGGTAACATGATTGGGAATCCTATAGAGAAGTAA
- a CDS encoding MinD/ParA family ATP-binding protein has product MVKCISFHSYKGGTGKTTLAANFSFLLASKGYSVYLLDLDFYAPSIYSYFNVEPKYWINDYLKGNAKLDDILVDSSTFLNQNVEGELKVGFSRGGKEDIYQLEGSILNDREQQVKQFRNFIAMREDLLVTKNADFIIMDTSPGIRYWSINSIVISDIVLLTLKMGDLDLRGTIKMIKEIYGSLIEHGAICKLLLNRVSGYCVPTSNLEPGSIQISEDESFFKKKIDLELAKILNKSSNIDTMLEIPCYCDIQFKDKEYLTTREFPSHPFTRKIHSLASKVEDIS; this is encoded by the coding sequence TTGGTAAAGTGTATTTCCTTCCATTCCTACAAAGGAGGGACCGGGAAGACTACTCTGGCCGCTAATTTTTCGTTTCTATTAGCTTCAAAGGGCTATAGCGTATATCTTTTGGACTTGGATTTTTATGCTCCAAGCATTTATTCATACTTTAATGTTGAACCAAAGTATTGGATTAACGACTATTTAAAGGGTAATGCAAAATTGGATGATATATTGGTAGATTCATCCACTTTTTTGAATCAAAACGTTGAGGGGGAACTAAAGGTAGGATTCTCAAGAGGAGGAAAGGAAGATATTTATCAATTAGAAGGTAGTATTCTAAACGATAGAGAACAACAGGTTAAGCAATTTAGAAATTTTATTGCTATGAGAGAAGATTTGTTAGTTACTAAAAATGCTGACTTCATAATAATGGATACCAGTCCTGGTATAAGGTATTGGTCCATTAATTCGATTGTGATTTCCGATATTGTTTTATTGACACTTAAGATGGGTGACTTAGATTTAAGAGGAACAATTAAAATGATAAAGGAAATTTACGGCTCTCTAATTGAACACGGAGCTATCTGTAAACTTTTATTGAATCGTGTCTCTGGATACTGCGTTCCTACAAGTAATCTGGAACCAGGCTCGATACAAATATCTGAAGATGAATCTTTTTTTAAGAAAAAAATCGATCTCGAATTGGCAAAAATTCTTAATAAATCATCTAATATTGATACAATGCTTGAAATCCCGTGCTATTGTGATATTCAGTTTAAGGATAAGGAATATTTAACAACGCGTGAATTTCCTTCCCATCCCTTCACACGTAAGATCCATAGTTTGGCATCAAAAGTAGAGGATATTAGTTAG
- the glmS gene encoding glutamine--fructose-6-phosphate transaminase (isomerizing), producing MCSIIGYSGQITLAAPLLVESLKKMEYRGYDSVGIATLNKGDILVSKGVGKVAEVDQQMHLNELPGEIGIGHTRWATHGGVTDKNAHPHYSCSSNIAVVHNGIIENYRELKTELEKEGHVFKSQTDSEVIAHLLEINYDEFHFNVKDAMIKTCERIRGSFAFVAVFSNGVIAGARYDEPLIIGISSDALFLSSDVLGFLKHTDRAIFLDNGDVVIVENKKFTIFDAQQTIVSRPITQVAWELGSAEKGKFAHYTLKEIHEQSETMLKPFVPTNDFDLFCKYLDNASNIYITGSGTSYNSGLLGKSLLSKFAKKKSEVYMSSEFQYFSDTVEPNSVVIAISQSGETADVLHSVKKAKENGAKILSIVNIPTSSLARMSDCYISLNCGPEIGVAATKSFLNQLMILYNIVFILSNHNIQFDSREQDKLQELVKRVLKLDDKIKVLINSLDRNLKDIYILGRSIHYPIALEGSLKIKELAYIHAEGIAAGELKHGPLALIDKESVVIVLNPNDETYQDVVSSTNEIKSRGAFIIGISDLQNELYDEFIELPKIFGYLYPLIEIIPLQIMSYYLAIQKQLDPDYPRNLAKSVTVK from the coding sequence GTGTGCTCTATTATCGGATATAGCGGACAAATAACCCTTGCTGCACCACTTTTGGTAGAAAGTTTGAAAAAGATGGAATACAGGGGTTATGATAGCGTCGGAATAGCTACTCTAAATAAAGGTGATATTCTAGTTAGTAAAGGTGTAGGAAAAGTAGCTGAAGTTGATCAACAAATGCATCTAAACGAACTTCCTGGCGAGATTGGAATTGGACATACACGTTGGGCGACTCATGGAGGTGTAACTGATAAAAACGCTCATCCACACTACTCTTGTTCATCAAATATTGCAGTTGTTCATAATGGGATAATAGAAAATTATCGAGAATTGAAAACTGAATTAGAAAAAGAAGGTCATGTATTCAAAAGTCAAACAGATAGTGAGGTAATAGCACATTTGCTCGAGATAAATTACGATGAATTCCACTTTAATGTTAAAGATGCCATGATAAAAACATGTGAGAGAATAAGGGGCTCATTTGCATTTGTCGCAGTATTTAGTAATGGAGTTATTGCTGGTGCCCGATATGACGAGCCATTAATAATAGGCATATCTTCTGATGCCTTATTCTTGTCTAGTGATGTATTGGGATTCTTAAAGCATACAGACCGAGCAATTTTTTTGGACAATGGTGATGTTGTAATAGTTGAAAACAAGAAATTTACTATTTTTGATGCTCAGCAAACAATTGTGAGCAGACCTATTACTCAAGTGGCTTGGGAATTAGGATCTGCAGAAAAAGGAAAATTTGCCCACTATACGCTAAAAGAGATACACGAACAATCAGAAACAATGCTAAAGCCGTTTGTACCTACTAATGATTTTGATTTGTTTTGTAAGTATTTAGATAATGCATCCAATATTTATATCACTGGCAGTGGAACAAGTTATAATTCTGGATTACTTGGTAAATCGTTGTTATCGAAGTTTGCAAAGAAAAAATCAGAAGTATATATGTCAAGCGAATTCCAATACTTTTCAGATACTGTAGAACCTAATTCCGTCGTCATTGCGATATCTCAAAGTGGTGAAACAGCTGACGTACTTCATTCAGTAAAAAAGGCGAAGGAAAATGGTGCAAAGATCCTATCAATAGTCAATATCCCTACATCCTCTTTGGCTAGGATGAGTGATTGTTATATTTCGCTTAACTGCGGTCCAGAGATTGGAGTAGCTGCAACAAAAAGTTTCCTGAATCAATTGATGATTCTATACAATATCGTTTTCATTCTTTCAAATCATAATATTCAATTTGATTCAAGGGAGCAGGATAAATTGCAGGAATTAGTTAAAAGAGTCTTAAAATTAGATGACAAAATTAAAGTACTGATAAATTCCTTAGACCGAAATCTAAAAGATATTTATATCTTAGGACGGTCAATCCATTATCCTATTGCTCTGGAAGGTTCACTTAAAATTAAAGAATTGGCATATATTCATGCAGAAGGTATTGCAGCTGGAGAATTAAAACATGGACCATTGGCCCTAATCGATAAAGAATCTGTTGTAATCGTACTAAATCCGAACGACGAAACTTATCAGGATGTTGTATCTAGTACTAACGAGATAAAATCTAGGGGCGCTTTCATAATAGGAATTTCAGATTTGCAAAATGAGTTGTATGATGAATTCATAGAGTTGCCAAAAATATTTGGATATCTTTATCCCCTGATAGAAATCATACCATTGCAGATCATGTCTTACTATTTGGCAATTCAGAAGCAGCTTGACCCAGACTATCCTAGAAATCTTGCGAAATCTGTTACTGTAAAATAA
- a CDS encoding dodecin family protein, which translates to MVYKYIDIVGTSSTGIDDAINNAFKEASKTVKNIQWGEMGRVTFRLDDAQKIEYQAEVRIGFKIERGED; encoded by the coding sequence ATGGTTTACAAATACATAGATATAGTTGGAACTTCGAGCACTGGGATAGATGATGCAATTAATAATGCATTTAAAGAAGCTTCAAAAACTGTAAAAAATATTCAGTGGGGTGAAATGGGTAGAGTTACATTCAGATTGGATGATGCTCAAAAGATCGAATATCAAGCTGAAGTAAGAATTGGTTTTAAGATCGAAAGAGGTGAAGACTAG
- a CDS encoding response regulator has product MGNNILIIDDDVGTALFFKICLEDEGHQVTIFNDPGSLLEEFEPGIYDLLITDIRMPRINGFELASRIRIMDNKIRICLATAFEEYYQSIIKSYSDLSFNCIIRKPINKDSFLEIVENRLKQPK; this is encoded by the coding sequence ATGGGAAATAATATCTTGATAATAGATGATGATGTAGGTACAGCATTATTCTTTAAAATTTGCCTGGAAGACGAGGGTCATCAAGTGACCATATTTAACGATCCAGGGTCTTTATTGGAGGAATTTGAACCTGGTATTTATGATCTATTAATTACTGATATAAGAATGCCTAGAATTAACGGCTTTGAATTGGCCAGTAGGATTAGAATAATGGATAATAAAATCAGAATTTGTCTTGCTACTGCATTTGAAGAATATTATCAATCTATAATCAAATCTTATTCGGATTTAAGTTTTAATTGTATTATACGAAAACCCATAAATAAGGATAGCTTTTTGGAGATTGTCGAAAACAGATTAAAGCAGCCAAAGTAG
- a CDS encoding sensor histidine kinase, protein MLNLIIPTKFESNSSGTNPKIGKYCYLCGKPIKEQVDVYSDFSEEGFQRFHHKSCHGFYNRLISIYGDDFSHLELDRVKWGSGSERGDLLELSLYDIKNSKYLKSEVVSDFASFRALFLTEFNRARNTIDILFSNNSIFKRFGRLLEETLLSPNNDRSLTPAIRILLVEEKFALTFLDKVGITEISNVDVNYINDNKNNYFLALFDRSVTFLSELPVSQYSTRYKRYVHIVSHKESMAWHGAAAFESLWKQSILESKIKNLSIKIKNDTSPNSNYMRILAHELKNPIQPILGFSDMIQNNARLDEDQKNELLKIISRNARKLDIMTNGILDYARMENNNFELHYENFDIVKVFEELLSDYSIQINRKKLSLNLDYSEKPLHIRADKVRIVEVLDNLIGNAIKFTEKGRIDLSVEKSENSIHIEVKDTGRGIDAKDFEKLFSKFFTTDKLGTGLGLYISRIIIVRHGGEIQARNNENGQGSIFTIELPL, encoded by the coding sequence ATGTTAAATCTTATTATTCCAACCAAATTTGAATCAAATTCAAGTGGCACTAATCCTAAAATTGGCAAATATTGTTACCTATGTGGTAAGCCAATTAAAGAACAGGTTGATGTCTACTCCGATTTTTCAGAGGAAGGATTTCAGAGATTTCATCACAAGAGTTGTCATGGATTCTATAATCGATTGATATCTATTTATGGTGATGATTTTTCTCACCTGGAGCTTGATCGAGTCAAATGGGGTTCGGGATCCGAAAGAGGAGATTTACTTGAATTATCCCTTTATGATATCAAAAACTCTAAATATCTTAAGTCTGAGGTGGTTTCTGACTTCGCCTCATTTAGGGCCTTGTTTCTAACAGAATTCAATCGCGCAAGGAACACTATTGATATTTTGTTTTCAAACAATTCGATCTTCAAAAGGTTTGGTAGGCTCTTGGAAGAAACTCTTCTTTCTCCGAACAATGATCGAAGTTTAACGCCTGCAATTCGAATATTGTTAGTAGAAGAGAAATTTGCTTTGACTTTTTTGGACAAAGTTGGAATTACAGAAATATCCAATGTTGATGTAAATTACATTAATGACAATAAAAATAATTACTTTTTAGCACTCTTTGACAGGTCTGTTACCTTCTTGTCTGAACTACCAGTGTCCCAATATAGTACTAGATATAAGAGATATGTACACATCGTATCTCATAAAGAATCAATGGCATGGCATGGTGCAGCTGCGTTTGAGAGCCTTTGGAAGCAATCCATATTAGAAAGTAAAATAAAAAATTTGTCTATTAAGATTAAAAATGATACTAGTCCAAATAGTAATTATATGAGAATTTTGGCTCATGAATTGAAAAATCCAATACAGCCAATTCTTGGGTTTTCAGATATGATCCAAAATAACGCTAGACTAGATGAAGATCAAAAAAATGAACTTTTAAAAATTATTTCTAGGAATGCTAGAAAATTGGATATCATGACCAATGGTATTCTTGATTATGCTAGGATGGAGAACAACAATTTTGAACTACATTATGAGAATTTTGACATTGTTAAGGTGTTTGAAGAGTTATTGAGTGATTATAGCATCCAAATCAATCGAAAGAAACTCTCGCTCAATCTAGATTATTCGGAAAAACCTCTTCATATCAGGGCAGATAAGGTAAGAATAGTTGAAGTATTAGATAACTTGATAGGCAATGCTATTAAATTTACTGAAAAGGGACGAATCGATTTATCTGTGGAAAAATCAGAAAATTCTATACACATCGAGGTTAAAGATACTGGTCGAGGTATTGATGCCAAAGACTTTGAGAAATTATTTTCAAAATTCTTTACAACCGATAAACTTGGAACAGGATTGGGACTATATATTTCAAGAATCATAATTGTAAGACATGGGGGAGAAATTCAAGCAAGAAACAATGAAAATGGGCAAGGAAGCATATTTACAATTGAATTGCCCTTGTGA